A DNA window from Comamonas sp. 26 contains the following coding sequences:
- the maiA gene encoding maleylacetoacetate isomerase, with translation MKLHTYFRSSASYRVRIALQLKGLSYESVPVHLVRGEQKAQAYAAHVGDTLVPALVTDGGHWLTQSMAIIEYLDETHAKTPLLPGDALGRAHVRALAQMVACEIHPLNNLRVLKYLVHKVGVSDEVKTEWYAHWARSGLEAFERQLALLDAERQAAGLPASLFCWGDTPTLAECCLIPQIYNAQRFNISLDGLPRLMGVVERCNALPAFQQAHPSACPDAE, from the coding sequence ATGAAGCTGCATACCTACTTTCGCTCATCCGCCTCGTATCGCGTGCGCATTGCGCTGCAACTCAAAGGCCTGTCCTATGAATCTGTGCCCGTACATCTGGTGCGCGGCGAGCAAAAGGCGCAGGCCTATGCGGCCCATGTGGGCGATACGCTGGTGCCCGCGCTGGTCACCGATGGGGGCCACTGGCTGACCCAGTCCATGGCCATCATCGAATATCTCGATGAGACCCATGCCAAAACGCCGTTGCTGCCGGGCGACGCGCTGGGCCGAGCCCATGTGCGGGCGCTGGCGCAGATGGTGGCTTGCGAGATTCACCCGCTCAACAATCTGCGCGTGCTCAAGTATTTGGTGCATAAGGTCGGTGTGAGCGATGAAGTCAAGACCGAGTGGTACGCCCACTGGGCGCGCTCAGGATTGGAAGCTTTTGAGCGCCAGTTGGCGCTGCTGGATGCAGAGCGCCAAGCCGCTGGCCTGCCTGCCTCGCTGTTTTGCTGGGGTGACACACCGACGTTGGCTGAGTGCTGCCTGATTCCGCAAATCTATAACGCCCAGCGCTTCAATATCAGTCTGGATGGATTGCCGCGCCTAATGGGCGTGGTGGAGCGTTGTAATGCGCTGCCCGCTTTTCAGCAGGCTCACCCATCGGCCTGCCCTGATGCGGAGTGA
- a CDS encoding polyphenol oxidase family protein has protein sequence MTDKQNHPQWPESWLIPDWPAVPGVHAVCTTREGGVSQEPWGSMNLGDHVSDDPAHVRRNRELFSAAIQSQTPGACTAFLQQVHGVDVLALDAGNVASANGAAFDACVTSDAGVVCTIMVADCLPVLLAHDSGFVVGAAHAGWRGLAGMPPSRAAADGPLAGGVLESLFESFCQKVQAQQALPAIKKEVSQIAAHTQVWLGPCIGPEFFEVGAEVRDIFVAHDPAAAQCFVPISILNTKYLANLPQLARQRLEVLGMTAIFGNDGSEPWCTVRNASRFFSHRRDAGRLGSSGRLAASIWRDA, from the coding sequence ATGACGGACAAGCAAAACCACCCGCAATGGCCAGAGTCATGGCTGATTCCTGACTGGCCTGCTGTGCCGGGCGTGCATGCCGTCTGTACCACCCGTGAGGGAGGGGTGAGCCAGGAGCCCTGGGGCAGCATGAACCTGGGCGACCATGTCAGCGATGATCCAGCCCATGTGCGTCGTAACCGCGAGCTGTTCAGCGCTGCCATTCAGTCGCAGACCCCCGGCGCCTGCACCGCGTTTTTGCAGCAGGTGCATGGTGTGGATGTGTTGGCGCTGGATGCAGGCAATGTCGCCAGCGCCAATGGCGCAGCGTTTGATGCCTGCGTGACGAGCGATGCTGGCGTGGTCTGCACCATCATGGTGGCGGACTGCCTGCCAGTATTGCTTGCCCATGATTCAGGCTTCGTCGTGGGCGCGGCCCATGCGGGCTGGCGGGGGCTGGCGGGTATGCCGCCTTCAAGAGCCGCGGCTGATGGCCCTTTGGCGGGGGGCGTGCTGGAGAGCCTTTTTGAGTCTTTTTGCCAGAAAGTGCAAGCGCAGCAGGCGCTACCAGCTATCAAAAAAGAAGTGAGCCAGATTGCGGCACACACTCAGGTCTGGCTAGGCCCCTGCATAGGGCCAGAGTTTTTTGAAGTGGGCGCAGAGGTCCGCGACATCTTTGTGGCCCATGACCCCGCTGCGGCGCAATGTTTTGTACCTATATCGATACTTAATACCAAATATTTGGCCAATTTGCCGCAACTTGCGCGTCAGCGGCTTGAGGTATTAGGCATGACTGCCATCTTTGGTAACGATGGCAGCGAGCCCTGGTGCACGGTCAGAAATGCCTCACGTTTCTTCTCGCACAGGCGTGATGCGGGGCGTCTGGGAAGCAGTGGGCGACTGGCCGCCAGCATCTGGCGAGATGCCTGA
- a CDS encoding alpha/beta hydrolase, which translates to MNFDPSWGQAGQSIQQFWQEQWGKSLQTLQQLQASAPSGLASMPGLGGTPQSWGGMMEALKSAMPQMAGAVGQSVQFDAPKLQGLQQEYVKAFQSLSDAQTIQAMLAKDKRFSKPEWSANPVAAMAAANYLLGSRMLTGMAEAVQGDDKTRSRVRFAVEQWVAAMAPSNFLALNADALNKIVETKGESLAQGISNLLADMRQGHVSMTDESLFTVGKNVATTEGAVVFENELFQLIEYKPLTAKVYEKPFLMVPPCINKFYILDLQPDNSLIRYAVSEGHHTFVVSWRNPDESLSGATWDDYIENGVLKAVSTVQDICAARQINVLGFCVGGTMLTTAMAVLTARHNREHGQPAVKPTRSRSAAAKTASKTTVKTEVTPFPVASMTLLTTLLDFSDTGILDIFIDENMVRLREMQMGKGGLMKGQDMASTFSFLRPNDLVWNYVVGNYLKGETPPPFDLLYWNSDSTNLPGPFYAWYLRNLYLENNLTKSGALTVCGETVDISAVKLPVYVYGSREDHIVPVSAAYASTQVLGGDLRFVMGASGHIAGVINPPAKNKRSHWLREDGEFPATFGDWMKGATEYPGSWWTDWSAWLGSHAGKQVAAPKTYGRAKDYAAIEDAPGRYVLAKV; encoded by the coding sequence ATGAATTTTGACCCGAGCTGGGGCCAAGCAGGCCAATCTATTCAACAATTCTGGCAGGAGCAGTGGGGCAAAAGCCTCCAGACGCTTCAGCAATTGCAGGCAAGCGCCCCTTCAGGCTTGGCCAGCATGCCTGGTCTGGGTGGCACCCCCCAATCATGGGGCGGGATGATGGAAGCGCTGAAATCTGCCATGCCGCAAATGGCGGGGGCTGTCGGCCAGTCCGTGCAGTTTGATGCACCCAAGCTGCAAGGCTTGCAGCAGGAATATGTCAAAGCCTTTCAGTCTTTGAGCGACGCGCAGACGATTCAGGCCATGCTGGCCAAAGACAAGCGCTTTTCCAAGCCCGAGTGGAGCGCTAACCCCGTGGCCGCCATGGCCGCGGCCAACTATCTGCTGGGCAGCCGCATGCTGACAGGCATGGCCGAAGCCGTGCAGGGCGACGATAAAACCCGCAGCCGCGTGCGCTTTGCTGTAGAACAATGGGTGGCCGCCATGGCACCCAGCAATTTTCTGGCGCTCAATGCGGATGCGCTGAACAAGATTGTCGAAACCAAGGGTGAGAGTCTGGCGCAGGGCATTTCGAACCTGCTGGCTGACATGCGCCAAGGTCATGTCTCCATGACCGACGAGAGCCTGTTCACCGTGGGCAAGAACGTGGCCACGACCGAAGGCGCAGTGGTGTTTGAGAACGAGTTGTTCCAGCTCATCGAATACAAGCCGCTGACGGCCAAGGTCTATGAAAAGCCGTTCTTGATGGTGCCGCCTTGCATCAACAAGTTCTACATTCTGGATCTGCAGCCTGACAACTCCCTCATTCGCTACGCAGTCAGCGAAGGGCACCACACGTTTGTGGTCAGCTGGCGCAATCCCGACGAGAGCCTGAGCGGCGCGACTTGGGACGATTACATCGAAAACGGCGTCCTCAAGGCCGTGAGCACGGTGCAGGATATCTGCGCTGCGCGGCAAATCAATGTACTGGGCTTTTGCGTGGGTGGCACCATGCTGACCACGGCCATGGCGGTGCTGACAGCGCGCCATAACCGTGAGCATGGTCAGCCTGCAGTCAAGCCCACTCGTAGCCGCAGTGCTGCGGCCAAGACCGCCAGCAAGACCACGGTCAAAACCGAGGTCACACCGTTCCCGGTGGCCAGCATGACGCTGCTGACCACGCTTCTGGACTTTAGCGACACCGGCATTCTCGATATCTTTATCGACGAAAACATGGTGCGCCTGCGCGAGATGCAAATGGGCAAGGGCGGTTTGATGAAGGGCCAGGACATGGCTTCGACCTTCAGCTTTCTGCGCCCCAATGATCTGGTCTGGAACTATGTGGTGGGCAACTATCTCAAGGGCGAGACACCGCCCCCGTTCGACCTGCTGTACTGGAATAGCGACTCGACCAATCTGCCCGGCCCGTTCTACGCCTGGTACCTGCGCAACCTCTATCTGGAAAACAATCTGACCAAGTCCGGCGCGCTGACGGTGTGCGGCGAGACGGTGGATATCAGCGCGGTCAAGCTGCCGGTCTATGTCTATGGCTCGCGTGAAGACCATATCGTGCCGGTGAGCGCGGCCTATGCCTCGACCCAGGTGCTGGGCGGCGATCTGCGCTTTGTCATGGGGGCTTCGGGCCATATTGCTGGCGTTATCAATCCGCCCGCCAAGAACAAACGCAGCCACTGGCTGCGTGAGGATGGTGAATTTCCGGCCACGTTTGGCGACTGGATGAAGGGTGCGACGGAGTACCCCGGCAGTTGGTGGACGGACTGGAGCGCCTGGCTGGGCAGCCACGCAGGCAAGCAAGTCGCGGCCCCCAAGACTTATGGCCGTGCCAAGGACTATGCCGCTATCGAAGATGCGCCAGGCCGCTACGTCCTGGCCAAAGTTTGA
- a CDS encoding acetyl-CoA C-acetyltransferase, whose translation MEDIVIVSAVRTAVGKFGGSLAKIPATQLGATVITEALARANVGKDQVGEVIMGQVLTAGVGQNPARQAMMAAGISKETPALTINAVCGSGLKAVMLAAQAVATGDSEIVVAGGQENMSLSPHAVPGSRDGQRMGDWKMVDTMIVDGLWDVYNQYHMGITAENVAKEKSVSREQQDALALASQQKAAAAQDAGKFKSEIVPVVIPQRKGGPVVFDADEYINRKTNADVLATLRPAFDKAGSVTAGNASGLNDGAAAVVVMTAAKAKALGLKPLAKIVSYATSGLAPEVMGLGPIYAARKALDRAGWKAGDVDLFELNEAFAAQACAVNNELGLDKTKVNVNGGAIAIGHPIGASGCRILVTLLHEMQRSGAKKGLAGLCIGGGMGVAMAVEAC comes from the coding sequence ATGGAAGACATCGTTATCGTTTCCGCCGTGCGTACGGCGGTGGGCAAGTTTGGCGGCTCTTTGGCCAAGATTCCTGCGACCCAGCTGGGTGCAACCGTGATTACCGAAGCCCTGGCGCGCGCCAATGTGGGTAAGGATCAAGTGGGCGAAGTCATCATGGGCCAGGTACTCACGGCTGGCGTGGGTCAGAACCCCGCGCGTCAGGCCATGATGGCTGCTGGCATTTCCAAGGAAACTCCTGCGCTGACGATCAATGCCGTCTGCGGTTCTGGTCTGAAAGCCGTGATGCTGGCCGCGCAGGCTGTGGCTACGGGCGACAGTGAAATCGTGGTGGCCGGTGGTCAGGAAAACATGAGCCTGTCTCCCCACGCTGTGCCCGGTTCGCGTGATGGCCAGCGCATGGGCGATTGGAAGATGGTCGACACCATGATCGTGGACGGTCTGTGGGACGTTTACAACCAGTACCACATGGGCATTACCGCTGAAAACGTGGCCAAGGAAAAAAGCGTTAGCCGCGAGCAGCAAGATGCGCTGGCGCTGGCCAGCCAGCAAAAGGCAGCGGCTGCGCAAGATGCGGGCAAATTCAAGAGCGAAATCGTTCCCGTGGTGATTCCCCAGCGCAAGGGCGGTCCCGTAGTTTTTGATGCGGACGAATACATCAACCGCAAGACCAATGCCGATGTGTTGGCCACGCTGCGCCCCGCCTTCGACAAGGCCGGCTCGGTTACGGCAGGCAATGCATCCGGTCTGAACGACGGCGCTGCTGCGGTGGTGGTGATGACTGCTGCCAAGGCCAAGGCTCTGGGCCTGAAGCCTCTGGCCAAGATCGTTTCGTACGCCACCAGCGGCCTGGCTCCTGAAGTCATGGGCCTGGGCCCCATCTATGCCGCCCGCAAGGCGCTGGATCGCGCTGGCTGGAAGGCAGGCGATGTGGACCTGTTCGAACTGAACGAAGCTTTTGCTGCACAGGCCTGCGCCGTGAACAACGAGCTGGGTCTGGACAAGACCAAGGTCAACGTCAACGGCGGTGCCATCGCGATTGGTCACCCCATCGGTGCATCTGGCTGTCGCATTCTGGTGACTTTGCTGCATGAGATGCAGCGCAGTGGTGCCAAGAAGGGCTTGGCGGGTCTGTGCATTGGCGGCGGCATGGGCGTTGCCATGGCTGTTGAAGCCTGCTAA
- the phbB gene encoding acetoacetyl-CoA reductase has product MGQKVAYVTGGMGGIGTAICQRLHKDGFKVIAGCGPSRDAEKWLKEQADLGYTFYASVGNVGDWESTVEAFEKTKAEHGNIDVLVNNAGITRDRMFIKMTPDDWKQVIETNLNSMFNVTKQVVADMSEKGWGRIINISSVNGAKGQAGQTNYSAAKAGMHGFTMALAQELATKGVTVNTVSPGYIGTDMVKAIRSDVLDKIVSGVPVKRLGEPSEIASIISWLASEEGGYSTGADFSVNGGLHMH; this is encoded by the coding sequence ATGGGTCAGAAAGTAGCGTACGTCACGGGTGGCATGGGCGGCATCGGGACCGCAATCTGCCAGCGTTTGCATAAAGACGGCTTCAAGGTCATCGCGGGCTGCGGCCCATCGCGTGATGCCGAGAAGTGGTTGAAAGAGCAAGCGGATTTGGGTTACACGTTTTATGCCTCGGTCGGCAACGTGGGGGACTGGGAGTCCACCGTTGAAGCCTTTGAAAAGACCAAGGCCGAGCATGGAAACATTGATGTGCTGGTGAACAACGCGGGCATTACACGTGACCGCATGTTCATCAAGATGACTCCAGACGACTGGAAGCAAGTCATTGAAACCAACCTGAACTCCATGTTCAACGTCACCAAGCAAGTGGTGGCAGACATGTCGGAAAAGGGCTGGGGTCGCATCATCAACATCAGCTCGGTCAATGGCGCCAAGGGCCAGGCCGGTCAGACCAACTACTCGGCAGCCAAGGCCGGCATGCATGGTTTCACCATGGCGCTGGCGCAAGAGCTGGCAACCAAGGGTGTGACAGTGAATACGGTCAGCCCTGGCTATATCGGTACCGACATGGTCAAGGCCATTCGCTCCGATGTGCTGGACAAGATCGTGTCGGGCGTGCCCGTCAAGCGTCTGGGTGAGCCTTCTGAAATCGCCTCGATCATTTCGTGGCTGGCTTCGGAAGAAGGTGGTTACTCCACCGGCGCAGACTTCTCGGTCAACGGCGGCCTGCACATGCACTAA